A portion of the Pseudoalteromonas luteoviolacea genome contains these proteins:
- a CDS encoding DUF6419 family natural product biosynthesis protein, producing MQLGNISIIVISFTSMLLSVEAVEYAIFVNFISSIICAGYAYGGANYTALLLAWCNIHAFVFSPLINVTEQPSVKVLVLFLLSLMFVAFGIGAKRN from the coding sequence ATGCAATTGGGGAATATAAGTATCATTGTTATTTCTTTCACTTCTATGTTACTCAGTGTTGAAGCTGTGGAATATGCGATTTTCGTTAATTTTATCAGTAGTATAATTTGTGCGGGGTATGCATATGGTGGTGCAAACTATACGGCGCTGTTACTCGCTTGGTGCAATATACATGCTTTTGTATTTAGTCCTTTGATTAATGTCACTGAACAACCCAGTGTTAAAGTATTGGTGTTGTTTTTACTCAGTTTAATGTTTGTTGCATTTGGCATTGGTGCAAAGCGAAACTAG
- a CDS encoding FimV/HubP family polar landmark protein → MRGLALFCILALAFITSPAHTQVGTVLKGPKGVDYGLEGRSVGPIRSSDTLWRVAQKIRPDDSVTIYQVMKALYDKNPGAFLDQNLNHMRDGAYLRIPTLAEIRRVNPGIAKQKSDQDDVLWERKKNGTLNQSDIDAAKKRVTQARKVDVEQAQKALTNQLRNLRMEQDSKLLDLQNQFKSSVQNVEDILEENNQLRKQLSSISDELQNVREQLGKDSEIQQQLKVVIDMQSEMIAQQEADKKAEQESSFGNALSNPLVIALLATIPALLIVGLGLMFFLRKRKQAADSNVEEDEFLPQAPVSAAATAGAATAAAADPLDLDMPVTDDISPLDESVQLDDDILPEDDDIVFDSLDDEDDGFETGSSTLDQDELDSLLNDDIVFDDESPAEEASDDIDDFLQQSFDSTDDALDDEVTLDVEESTSDGDDILSADDIDDLFNEVGDEQDDTLDVSDDALAALSEELAEEPAPSVSGDEEFDLDDIDSLIDEAAAEPPKLDEAEGVAENDSILSADDIDDLLDGALDDEELASDDDGFELDDVDGLIDEAQQASEEQQGIDDLISQAEQGNELADDDDIDALLAEAGEEPETDLTGAPEDELDNVDDILAEVSESDLDTELEAEVTESAIEDDLGDIDDLLADVGDEELGTELEAEVTEPAIEDDLGDVDDLLADVGDEELGTELEAEVAESAIEDDLGDIDDLLADVGEEELDTELEAEVTEPAIEDDLGDVDDLLADVGDEELGTELEAEVAEPAIEDDLGDVDDLLADVGEEELDTELEAEVTEPAIEDDLGDVDDLLADVGDEELGTELEAEVAEPAIEDDLGDVDDLLADVGEEELDTELEAEVTEPAIEDDLGDVDDLLADVGEEELDTQLEAEVVEPAIEDDFGDVDDLLADVGEEELDTELEGEVTEPAIEDDFGDVDDLLADVGEEELDTQLEAEVTESDIEDDLGDVDDLLADVGEEELGTQLEAEVVEPAIEDELDNADDLLDFDPLAVSTVEAGHLDGMVEDEVNAPDMSNIQSDIAVDENLEAEPELEAEPELEAEPELEAEPELEAEPELEAEPELEAEPELEAEPELEAEPELEAEPELEAEPELEAEPELEAEPELEAEPELEAEPELEAEPELEAEPELEAEPELEAEPELEAEPELEAEPELEAEPELEAELELEAEPELEAEPELEAEPELEAEPELEAEPELEAEPELETEPELEAGLEIEAEPELEAEPELEAEPELEAEPELEAEPELEAEPELEAEPELEAEPELEAEPELEAEPELEAEPELEAEPELEAEPELEAEPELEAEPELEAEPELEAEPELEAEPELEAEPELEAEPELEAELELEAEPELEAGLEIEAEPELEAEPELEAEPELEAEPELEAEPELEAELELEAEPELEAGLEIEAEPELEAGLEIEAEPELEAEPELETEPELEAEPELEAEPELEAEPELEAEPELEAEPELEAEPELEAEPELEAEPELEAEPELEAELELEAEPELEAGLEIEAEPELEAEPELEAEPELEAEPELEAEPELEAELELEAELELEAEPELEAGLEIDAEPELEAEPELEAEPELEAEPELEAEPELEAEPELEAEPELEAEPELEAEPELEAEPELEAEPELEAEPELEAEPELEAEPELEAEPELEAEPELEAEPELEAEPELEAEPELEAEPELEAEPELEAEPELEAEPELEAEPELEAEPELEAEPELEAEPELEAEPELEAEPELEAEPELEAEPELEAEPELEAGLEIDAEPELEAEVDTESNLESLIHDIEGSELQNVDDMLEALEVEADIASLDEELMAEEVEIDLGDDPLGDEVDLLSEEPLPEQDFVTPSEQLDSYPELELEEVDDPEISLAEASFTEGVSEAERQLAESLESQKDLNAGIDGDLEASFDDELDDLFDDLDDEPHLEETDLLAEPSSGASVENDKTPAVIEDELDDLGIDLDTPFDEDAAMAAMDEERLSEPEPQMVSESSELQDLEIDLDTPFDESAALASIEAEGRESIIADEAGVSEKMDLAQNSGISDAELELDVSTGPEEFLAELDEISEAQSEVEPPVDIDESAIEDAFMADLEETNFDALLDEYAEPEEIERVEEPELEVDFDALLSEDLDEKFEIEEETPQEASSAMPEDFLEIDDLIAESDDAVTMEEPYQEPNMDVGLDDFEELLAGDNPTDVDLEEGGFSAKLDLARAYLEIEDFDSAVSALDDVMENGPSSVQEEARLLKEQIK, encoded by the coding sequence ATGCGCGGTTTAGCCTTATTTTGTATCCTAGCATTGGCTTTCATAACGTCTCCGGCACACACTCAAGTTGGCACTGTGTTGAAGGGCCCCAAGGGTGTTGACTATGGCCTTGAAGGTCGATCTGTTGGCCCAATTCGGTCTTCGGACACATTGTGGCGCGTCGCTCAGAAAATAAGACCAGATGACTCTGTTACGATTTATCAGGTCATGAAGGCGCTGTACGACAAAAATCCAGGTGCGTTTCTAGATCAAAACCTCAACCATATGCGTGATGGTGCATACCTTCGTATTCCAACACTTGCTGAGATCAGACGTGTCAATCCGGGCATTGCGAAACAAAAATCTGACCAAGATGATGTGCTGTGGGAGCGTAAGAAAAATGGCACTCTAAACCAGTCTGATATAGATGCTGCCAAGAAGCGTGTGACGCAAGCACGCAAAGTAGATGTTGAGCAGGCACAAAAAGCGTTAACCAATCAACTTAGAAACTTGCGCATGGAACAAGATTCCAAGCTACTTGATTTGCAAAATCAGTTCAAGTCTTCAGTACAGAATGTGGAAGATATTCTAGAAGAAAATAACCAACTTAGAAAGCAACTTAGCAGTATTTCTGATGAGCTACAAAATGTACGAGAGCAGCTCGGCAAAGACAGCGAGATCCAACAGCAGCTAAAAGTTGTGATTGATATGCAAAGTGAGATGATTGCTCAGCAAGAAGCTGATAAAAAAGCCGAGCAAGAATCAAGTTTTGGTAACGCTCTGTCCAACCCTCTTGTGATCGCCTTACTGGCGACGATTCCAGCTTTGTTAATTGTTGGGCTTGGGCTGATGTTTTTCTTACGTAAGCGCAAACAAGCAGCTGACAGCAATGTTGAAGAAGATGAGTTTTTACCGCAAGCACCTGTTTCTGCAGCGGCCACGGCAGGAGCAGCAACAGCAGCTGCAGCCGACCCACTTGATTTAGACATGCCTGTAACTGATGATATCTCTCCACTGGATGAGAGTGTTCAACTTGATGATGACATTCTGCCTGAAGATGATGACATTGTATTTGATTCTTTAGATGATGAAGATGATGGTTTTGAAACTGGTAGTAGTACGTTAGATCAAGATGAGTTAGATAGCTTACTCAATGATGACATTGTATTTGATGACGAATCGCCAGCTGAAGAGGCATCGGACGATATCGATGATTTCTTGCAACAAAGCTTTGATTCTACAGACGATGCGCTTGACGATGAAGTTACGCTAGATGTTGAGGAAAGTACGTCTGATGGAGACGATATTTTAAGTGCAGACGACATTGATGATTTATTTAACGAAGTCGGTGATGAGCAAGACGATACATTGGATGTAAGTGACGATGCGTTAGCTGCGTTGAGTGAAGAGCTGGCAGAAGAGCCTGCCCCATCAGTGTCAGGCGATGAAGAATTTGATTTAGATGATATCGATAGTCTAATCGATGAGGCAGCAGCAGAACCCCCAAAGCTTGATGAGGCTGAAGGAGTAGCTGAAAACGACAGTATTTTAAGTGCTGACGATATTGATGATTTGCTCGATGGTGCCTTGGATGATGAAGAGTTGGCATCTGATGACGACGGATTTGAACTAGATGATGTTGATGGCCTGATTGATGAAGCACAACAAGCCTCGGAAGAACAACAAGGGATTGATGATTTAATCTCTCAGGCAGAACAAGGCAACGAGTTGGCTGATGACGATGATATTGATGCGTTATTGGCTGAAGCAGGCGAAGAACCAGAGACTGATTTAACGGGTGCTCCAGAAGATGAACTGGATAATGTAGATGATATTTTAGCTGAGGTTAGTGAAAGTGATTTAGACACTGAGCTTGAAGCCGAAGTTACAGAGTCTGCTATTGAAGATGACTTAGGCGATATTGATGACTTGCTTGCTGATGTGGGCGACGAAGAGTTAGGCACAGAGCTTGAAGCCGAAGTTACAGAGCCTGCCATTGAAGATGACTTAGGTGATGTTGATGACCTACTTGCCGATGTGGGCGACGAAGAGTTAGGCACAGAGCTTGAAGCCGAAGTTGCAGAGTCTGCCATTGAAGATGACTTAGGCGATATTGATGACTTGCTTGCCGATGTGGGCGAAGAAGAATTAGACACAGAGCTTGAAGCCGAAGTTACAGAGCCTGCCATTGAAGATGACTTAGGCGATGTTGATGACCTACTTGCCGATGTGGGCGACGAAGAGTTAGGCACAGAGCTTGAAGCCGAAGTTGCAGAGCCTGCCATAGAAGATGACTTAGGCGATGTTGATGACCTACTTGCTGATGTGGGCGAAGAAGAATTAGACACAGAGCTTGAAGCCGAAGTTACAGAGCCTGCCATTGAAGATGACTTAGGCGATGTTGATGACCTACTTGCCGATGTGGGCGACGAAGAGCTAGGCACAGAGCTTGAAGCCGAAGTTGCAGAGCCTGCCATAGAAGATGACTTAGGCGATGTTGATGACCTACTTGCTGATGTGGGCGAAGAAGAATTAGACACAGAGCTTGAAGCCGAAGTTACAGAGCCTGCCATTGAAGATGACTTAGGCGATGTTGATGACCTACTTGCCGATGTGGGCGAAGAAGAATTAGACACACAGCTTGAAGCCGAAGTTGTTGAGCCTGCTATTGAAGATGATTTTGGCGATGTTGATGACTTGCTTGCCGATGTGGGCGAAGAAGAATTAGACACAGAGCTTGAAGGTGAAGTTACAGAGCCTGCCATTGAAGATGATTTTGGCGATGTTGATGACTTGCTTGCCGATGTGGGCGAAGAAGAATTAGACACACAGCTTGAAGCCGAAGTTACAGAGTCTGACATTGAAGATGACTTAGGTGATGTTGATGACCTACTTGCCGATGTGGGCGAAGAAGAATTAGGCACACAGCTTGAAGCCGAAGTTGTTGAGCCTGCTATTGAAGATGAATTAGATAATGCTGATGATTTATTAGACTTTGATCCATTAGCGGTTTCGACGGTTGAAGCTGGACACCTCGATGGGATGGTAGAGGATGAGGTTAATGCTCCAGATATGTCGAATATTCAATCTGATATCGCTGTAGATGAGAATTTAGAAGCTGAGCCAGAGCTCGAAGCTGAACCAGAGCTAGAAGCTGAACCAGAGCTAGAAGCTGAGCCAGAACTCGAAGCTGAGCCAGAACTCGAAGCTGAGCCTGAGCTCGAAGCAGAACCAGAACTAGAAGCTGAGCCAGAACTAGAAGCTGAGCCAGAACTCGAAGCTGAGCCAGAACTTGAAGCAGAGCCAGAACTCGAAGCAGAGCCTGAGCTCGAAGCTGAGCCTGAGCTCGAAGCAGAACCTGAGCTCGAAGCTGAACCAGAGCTAGAAGCTGAGCCAGAACTCGAAGCAGAACCAGAACTCGAAGCAGAGCCAGAACTAGAAGCAGAGCCAGAACTAGAAGCAGAGCCAGAACTAGAAGCAGAGCCAGAACTAGAAGCTGAGCCAGAACTCGAAGCAGAACTAGAGCTCGAAGCAGAACCAGAACTCGAAGCAGAGCCAGAACTCGAAGCAGAGCCAGAACTAGAAGCAGAGCCAGAACTAGAAGCAGAACCTGAGCTCGAAGCTGAGCCAGAACTCGAAACAGAGCCAGAACTAGAAGCAGGGCTAGAGATCGAAGCTGAGCCAGAACTCGAAGCTGAGCCAGAACTCGAAGCTGAGCCAGAACTCGAAGCTGAGCCAGAACTCGAAGCTGAGCCAGAACTCGAAGCTGAGCCAGAACTAGAAGCTGAGCCAGAACTAGAAGCTGAGCCAGAACTAGAAGCAGAGCCAGAACTAGAAGCAGAGCCAGAACTCGAAGCAGAGCCAGAACTAGAAGCTGAGCCAGAACTAGAAGCAGAGCCAGAACTAGAAGCTGAGCCAGAACTCGAAGCAGAGCCAGAACTCGAAGCAGAGCCAGAACTCGAAGCAGAGCCAGAACTCGAAGCTGAGCCAGAGCTCGAAGCAGAGCCAGAGCTCGAAGCAGAGCCAGAACTCGAAGCAGAACTAGAGCTCGAAGCAGAACCTGAGCTCGAAGCAGGGCTAGAGATCGAAGCTGAACCAGAGCTCGAAGCTGAGCCAGAACTCGAAGCAGAGCCAGAACTCGAAGCAGAGCCAGAGCTCGAAGCAGAGCCAGAACTCGAAGCAGAACTAGAGCTCGAAGCAGAACCTGAGCTCGAAGCAGGGCTAGAGATCGAAGCTGAACCAGAGCTCGAAGCAGGGCTAGAGATCGAAGCTGAACCAGAGCTAGAAGCTGAGCCAGAACTCGAAACAGAGCCAGAACTAGAAGCAGAGCCTGAGCTCGAAGCTGAGCCAGAGCTCGAAGCTGAGCCAGAGCTCGAAGCTGAACCAGAGCTAGAAGCTGAGCCAGAACTCGAAGCAGAGCCAGAACTCGAAGCTGAGCCAGAGCTCGAAGCAGAGCCAGAGCTCGAAGCAGAGCCAGAACTCGAAGCAGAACTAGAGCTCGAAGCAGAACCTGAGCTCGAAGCAGGGCTAGAGATCGAAGCTGAACCAGAGCTCGAAGCTGAGCCAGAACTCGAAGCAGAGCCAGAACTCGAAGCAGAGCCAGAGCTCGAAGCAGAGCCAGAACTCGAAGCAGAACTAGAGCTCGAAGCAGAACTAGAGCTCGAAGCAGAGCCTGAGCTCGAAGCAGGGCTAGAGATCGACGCTGAACCAGAACTAGAAGCTGAGCCAGAACTCGAAGCTGAGCCAGAACTCGAAGCTGAGCCAGAGCTCGAAGCAGAGCCAGAACTCGAAGCAGAACCTGAGCTCGAAGCAGAGCCAGAACTAGAAGCTGAGCCAGAACTAGAAGCTGAGCCAGAACTAGAAGCAGAACCTGAGCTCGAAGCAGAGCCAGAACTAGAAGCTGAGCCAGAACTAGAAGCTGAGCCAGAACTAGAAGCTGAGCCAGAACTAGAAGCTGAGCCAGAACTAGAAGCTGAGCCAGAACTAGAAGCTGAGCCAGAACTAGAAGCTGAGCCAGAACTAGAAGCTGAGCCAGAACTAGAAGCTGAGCCAGAACTAGAAGCTGAGCCAGAACTAGAAGCTGAGCCAGAACTAGAAGCTGAGCCAGAACTAGAAGCTGAGCCAGAACTAGAAGCTGAGCCAGAACTCGAAGCTGAGCCAGAACTCGAAGCTGAGCCAGAACTCGAAGCTGAGCCAGAACTCGAAGCTGAGCCAGAACTCGAAGCAGAACCTGAGCTCGAAGCAGAACCTGAGCTCGAAGCAGAGCCTGAGCTCGAAGCAGGGCTAGAGATCGACGCTGAACCAGAACTAGAAGCAGAAGTTGATACTGAGTCCAATCTTGAAAGCCTTATACATGATATCGAAGGCTCTGAGCTGCAAAATGTCGATGACATGCTCGAAGCGCTTGAAGTTGAGGCTGATATAGCCTCTCTTGATGAAGAGCTAATGGCTGAAGAAGTTGAAATTGATTTGGGTGATGATCCTCTGGGAGATGAAGTGGACCTGCTGAGTGAGGAGCCATTGCCAGAGCAAGATTTTGTTACACCCAGCGAACAGCTAGATAGTTATCCAGAGCTTGAACTGGAAGAGGTTGACGATCCTGAAATCTCATTAGCTGAAGCGTCTTTCACAGAAGGGGTAAGTGAAGCAGAGCGTCAACTTGCCGAAAGTCTTGAAAGCCAAAAAGATCTAAACGCAGGTATCGACGGTGACCTAGAAGCTTCATTTGATGATGAGTTAGATGACTTATTTGATGATTTGGATGATGAACCACACTTAGAAGAGACCGATTTACTCGCTGAGCCATCCTCCGGTGCATCAGTTGAAAATGATAAAACGCCGGCTGTTATAGAAGATGAGTTAGATGATTTAGGAATTGATTTAGATACACCATTTGATGAAGATGCAGCCATGGCGGCGATGGATGAAGAGCGACTTAGCGAGCCTGAACCGCAAATGGTCAGTGAATCATCTGAATTACAAGATCTAGAAATAGATTTAGATACGCCATTTGATGAATCTGCGGCGCTTGCATCAATAGAAGCGGAAGGTAGAGAATCTATCATAGCTGATGAAGCCGGTGTTTCTGAAAAAATGGATCTCGCACAAAACTCTGGTATATCAGATGCTGAATTAGAACTGGATGTAAGCACTGGCCCTGAAGAATTTTTGGCTGAGTTAGATGAAATTTCAGAAGCTCAGAGTGAGGTTGAACCCCCAGTTGATATTGATGAAAGCGCCATTGAAGATGCTTTCATGGCCGATTTGGAGGAAACTAATTTTGATGCCTTACTGGATGAGTATGCAGAACCTGAAGAAATAGAGCGTGTAGAGGAGCCGGAGTTAGAGGTCGACTTTGATGCGTTACTCAGTGAAGATCTAGACGAGAAGTTTGAGATCGAAGAGGAAACTCCCCAAGAAGCCTCTTCTGCAATGCCCGAAGACTTTTTAGAGATTGATGACTTAATTGCAGAAAGTGATGATGCGGTGACGATGGAGGAGCCCTATCAAGAACCCAATATGGATGTGGGGTTAGATGACTTTGAAGAATTACTTGCTGGTGATAATCCTACGGATGTCGATTTGGAAGAGGGTGGGTTTTCAGCTAAGTTAGATTTAGCTCGGGCTTATCTTGAAATCGAAGATTTTGATTCAGCGGTTTCTGCACTAGATGATGTCATGGAGAACGGCCCTTCATCTGTGCAAGAAGAAGCGAGATTGCTTAAAGAGCAAATAAAATAG
- a CDS encoding 4-phosphoerythronate dehydrogenase yields the protein MKILADQNMPLVEEFFSSFGEVTRFDGRAVGAEQVQEADVLLTRSITQVNQSLLESANKLKFVGTATIGVDHIDQAYLAKRDIAFSSAPGCNAIAVAEYVISALYAYSQDRDVELRGKKLAIVGVGNIGACLQQKLAHSGIELILCDPVRAEQGELNEHVDIDTALAQADFVTFHVPLVKNGAHQTKHLLNKERIEQLKPEMLVINASRGDVIDNQALLNAKQAGQKLELILDVWENEPNILTELMAHCLYTSVHIAGHTLEGKARGTQMLYQALCKTLNVEPTKQLSSFLPAPAVSQCQLNDTFTQRDYGRIVHMIYDIRRDNGLMRANLESQGFDVLRKQYPPRREFSTLNISSQPAHMQKLQQLGFQVEMNEE from the coding sequence ATGAAGATCTTGGCTGATCAGAACATGCCCTTAGTGGAAGAGTTTTTCTCAAGTTTTGGTGAAGTAACACGCTTTGATGGGCGTGCAGTAGGTGCAGAGCAAGTTCAAGAGGCGGATGTCCTGTTAACGCGTTCAATAACTCAAGTAAATCAATCGCTACTCGAGTCGGCAAATAAGTTAAAGTTTGTAGGCACGGCCACAATCGGTGTGGATCATATTGATCAAGCATATTTAGCTAAGCGAGATATTGCATTTTCCAGTGCCCCAGGTTGCAATGCCATTGCGGTGGCAGAGTATGTGATCAGTGCTTTGTATGCGTACAGTCAAGATCGTGATGTTGAGTTGCGTGGTAAAAAGCTTGCAATTGTAGGTGTTGGTAATATTGGAGCATGCTTACAACAAAAATTAGCGCACAGCGGTATTGAGCTGATTTTGTGTGATCCAGTGCGTGCTGAGCAAGGTGAGTTAAATGAGCACGTTGACATCGATACAGCATTGGCCCAAGCGGATTTCGTTACTTTTCATGTCCCTTTAGTCAAAAATGGTGCGCATCAAACTAAGCACCTGTTAAACAAGGAAAGAATTGAACAGCTTAAACCAGAGATGTTGGTTATAAATGCCAGCCGTGGTGATGTGATTGATAATCAGGCACTTTTAAATGCTAAGCAAGCAGGGCAAAAACTAGAGCTTATCTTAGATGTTTGGGAGAACGAGCCAAATATTTTGACTGAGTTGATGGCACATTGCCTGTATACGTCAGTGCATATTGCAGGTCATACCTTAGAGGGTAAAGCGCGAGGGACACAAATGTTGTATCAGGCTTTGTGTAAAACCCTTAATGTTGAACCTACGAAGCAATTGTCTTCTTTTTTGCCCGCTCCTGCGGTAAGCCAATGTCAGCTGAATGACACATTTACACAAAGAGATTACGGCCGTATTGTGCATATGATCTATGATATTCGTCGTGATAATGGTTTAATGCGAGCCAATTTAGAAAGTCAGGGCTTTGATGTATTGCGTAAGCAATACCCGCCGAGAAGAGAGTTTTCAACCTTGAATATCTCATCGCAACCAGCCCATATGCAGAAGTTACAGCAACTAGGCTTTCAAGTAGAAATGAATGAGGAATAA
- a CDS encoding aspartate-semialdehyde dehydrogenase, which translates to MSQKFNVAVLGATGLVGKQIIETLAERKFPVDKLYPLASSRSAGEEIDFMGEKVTVLDVEEFDFADAHIGLFSAGGSVSEKYAPIAAEAGCVVIDNTSHFRYDYDVPLVVPEVNAGSLADFRNRNIIANPNCSTIQMLVALKPIYDAYGIDRINVSTYQAVSGAGKEAVDELAKQTANLMNARPMENDVFPKQIAFNVIPQIDAFQENGYTKEEMKMVWETHKILGDSSVMVNPTAVRVPVFFGHAEAIHLETRMPFDLEHVKQLLTEAPGVELVENEEDYPTPVSDASGNDTVYVGRLRADISHPMGLNLWVVSDNTRKGAATNSVQIAEELVANYL; encoded by the coding sequence ATGTCGCAGAAATTTAACGTGGCGGTACTAGGCGCAACTGGTCTAGTAGGTAAGCAAATTATTGAAACATTAGCGGAAAGAAAGTTCCCTGTTGATAAACTGTACCCGCTGGCAAGTAGCCGCAGTGCAGGAGAAGAAATTGATTTCATGGGTGAAAAAGTTACTGTATTAGATGTTGAAGAGTTTGACTTTGCAGATGCTCATATTGGTTTATTTTCAGCAGGCGGCAGCGTATCTGAAAAGTATGCGCCGATTGCCGCAGAAGCTGGCTGTGTGGTGATAGATAACACATCACATTTTAGATACGACTATGATGTGCCTTTAGTTGTGCCAGAAGTAAACGCAGGTAGTTTAGCTGATTTTAGGAACCGCAATATTATTGCGAATCCAAACTGCTCGACCATACAGATGCTGGTGGCATTGAAGCCAATTTATGATGCATACGGTATAGATCGTATCAATGTGTCTACTTACCAGGCTGTATCCGGTGCGGGTAAAGAAGCGGTTGACGAACTGGCTAAACAAACAGCCAACTTAATGAATGCAAGACCGATGGAAAATGACGTGTTTCCTAAGCAAATCGCGTTTAATGTTATTCCACAAATTGATGCATTCCAAGAAAATGGTTACACCAAAGAAGAAATGAAAATGGTATGGGAAACGCATAAAATCCTAGGTGATAGCAGTGTGATGGTGAACCCTACTGCTGTTCGTGTTCCAGTCTTTTTTGGTCATGCAGAAGCGATTCATCTAGAAACACGTATGCCTTTTGATCTAGAGCATGTAAAACAGCTGCTTACAGAGGCTCCTGGTGTTGAGCTAGTTGAAAATGAAGAGGATTATCCAACGCCAGTTAGCGATGCTAGTGGTAATGACACCGTCTACGTTGGTCGTCTAAGAGCGGATATTTCGCATCCTATGGGGTTAAACTTGTGGGTTGTGTCGGATAACACGCGCAAGGGTGCGGCAACAAACAGTGTTCAAATTGCAGAAGAGCTGGTAGCAAATTACCTTTAA